In Amia ocellicauda isolate fAmiCal2 chromosome 5, fAmiCal2.hap1, whole genome shotgun sequence, a genomic segment contains:
- the LOC136750503 gene encoding ras-related protein Rab-7L1-like gives MKFNVDKCKVLHAVDLAVKVLQYSDTETVRLQLWDISGYERSTPMTRLYYREAASCIIKFDVTNPSTFHNCLIWKWDMDNGAMLLDGRPVPCILLANKCDLSPWAMTQDSVEEFSRSHGFNGWLETSAKDNKNIQEAMSVLVKKMMTTQPGLRRENQGGRIQQDSVPQESFEKGCC, from the exons atgaaattcaatgtggacaagtgcaaggtattacatgcag tGGATCTTGCAGTAAAAGTTTTGCAGTATTCCGACACCGAGACCGTGAGGCTGCAGCTCTGGGACATCTCCG GTTATGAGCGTTCCACCCCTATGACCCGGCTGTACTACAGAGAAGCTGCCAGCTGCATCATCAAGTTCGATGTCACAAACCCCTCCACCTTTCACAACTGCCTGATCTGGAAATGGGATATGGACAACGGGGCCATGCTCTTGGATGGCAGGCCTGTGCCCTGCATCTTGCTGGCCAACAAA tgtgacCTCTCTCCCTGGGCGATGACTCAAGACAGCGTGGAGGAGTTCAGCAGGAGCCACGGATTCAATGGTTGGCTGGAGACATCGGCAAAGGACAACAAGAACATCCAGGAAGCCATGAG TGTGCTGGTGAAGAAGATGATGACGACCCAGCCAGGTTTGAGGAGGGAGAACCAGGGAGGACGCATCCAGCAGGACTCGGTGCCACAGGAGTCCTTTGAGAAGGGATGCTGCTGA
- the LOC136749249 gene encoding ras-related protein Rab-7L1 codes for MMDNRDYLFKVLVIGDVLVGKTSFVQRYVNDRFSKHYKSTMGVDFALKVVQHSDTETVRLQLWDIAGQERFTSMTRLYYREAAGCIIMFDVTNASTFHNCLNWKQDLDSKAMLLDGSPVPCILLANKCDLSPWAMTQDSVEQFSRSHGFIGWVETSTKDNKNIQEAMSVLMTKMMTQPGLRRESQGGRIQLDSMPQGSYKNGCC; via the exons ATGATGGACAACCGAGATTACCTGTTCAAAGTGCTGGTCATCGGTGACGTTTTGGTGGGCAAGACGTCCTTCGTGCAACGATACGTCAACGACAGATTCAGCAAACACTACAAATCGACAATGGGAG tgGATTTTGCTCTAAAAGTTGTGCAGCATTCGGACACCGAGACCGTGAGGCTGCAGCTCTGGGACATCGCAG GTCAGGAGCGCTTCACCTCTATGACCCGGCTGTACTACAGAGAAGCTGCCGGATGCATCATCATGTTCGATGTCACAAACGCCTCCACCTTTCACAACTGCCTGAACTGGAAACAGGATCTGGATAGCAAGGCCATGCTCTTGGATGGCAGCCCTGTGCCCTGCATCCTGCTGGCCAACAAA tgtgacCTCTCTCCCTGGGCGATGACTCAAGACAGCGTGGAGCAGTTCAGCAGGAGCCACGGATTCATCGGTTGGGTGGAGACGTCGACAAAGGACAACAAGAACATCCAGGAAGCCATGAG TGTTCTGATGACGAAGATGATGACCCAGCCAGGTTTGAGGAGGGAGAGCCAGGGAGGACGCATCCAGCTGGACTCGATGCCACAGGGGTCCTATAAGAATGGATGCTGCTGA